The Kineococcus mangrovi region GCGCCGTGGTCGAGATGTTCGTGTTCCTCGGCGTGCTGCTCGCCGGGGTCGTGTGGGCCTGGCGCGAAGGAGCCCTGCGGTGGGTGTGAGGCGACTGCTGGGCCGGTGGGCCGTCCGCCGCTGCCACGTCCTCGTGGTCGAGGTGCCGGGGGCGGCGGAGGTCCGGGTGGCGGTGCAGGCGGAGGTGGCGCGGCGGTCGTGGGTCGAGGCCACCTCGCCGGCCGACGCGGACGTCCTGGTGGTCTGCGGGGACCCCGGGCCCCGGGTGCGGGCCGTGGTGGCGAACGTGTGGGACCGGGTGCCCGGACCGCGGACCCGCGTCGACGCGCTCACCGCGCAGGACGTGGCCCCCGCCCTGGACGCCGCGGTCCTGGCGCTCCTGGACGACGCGGCGCAGCGGGCCGACGCGGCGTCGCGCCCGGGCCCGCAGCAGGACGCCGAGGGTCCCGAGACGGACGCGGACGGGGACATGGACGGGGACATGGGCGGGGACATGGACATGGACATGGACATGGCCGGGCCCGGCGGGATCCCCCTGGCCGGCGGCGGGGACGACCGCGACGGCCTGGAGATGGACGTCCTGCACGTCCGCCTGGGGCCGGTCCTGCCGCACTGGCCCGCCGGTCTGGTGCTGGACTGCGCGCTGCAGGGGGACGTCGTCGTCCACGCCACGGCCGAACTCCTGGAACCGGCGCGGGTGGACGTGGGGTCAGACGAGGGGTCGGGCGGGGCGCCCGCCCGCCGGGACGCCCGCCGTGCGGTGGTGCTGGCCCGGTGCGACGCGGTCGCCCGCCTGCTCGCCGTCGCCGGGTGGGACGCGGCCGCCGCCGAGGCGGGCCGGTTGCGGGACGCGGCCCTGGCGGGTGCGGCTCTGAACGACTGCGCCGCAGGCGTCTCCCGGCTCCGCCGCCGGGTCACCCGGTCCCGGGCGCTGCGGTGGACGGTGCGGGGACTGCGCACCGCCACCCGCTCGCCGGACGGGACGGGGGCCGAGGAGCTGGACCTGGTGGACCGGCTGCACGGGTGGCTGGACGACGCCCTCGTCGCGGCGCGGGCGGACGACGGGTCCAGCGGGACCCCCCTCGGACCGCAGGGCGTTCCCCCGACCGCGCTGCCGGCCCTGGTGACCGGGCTGGACTTGGGGTCGGTGCGCCTGGTGGTGGCCGGCACCGACGTCGTGGCGGACCTGGCCGCCGCCGGGTCCGGGAGGTCCACCGGTGCCTGAGGTCGTGGCGGTCCCGCCCGGCTGGGCCGTCCTGGCGGTGCTGCTGGTGGCGCTCGCCGGGTGGTGGTCGGCCAGCCTGGACGCCCGCGTGAGCGGCGGCGGCTGGTCGGCGCCGGTCGCCGAGGTCGCCCGGTTGCTGCGCCAGCGGCGACGGACCCTGCTGGCCGCCGACCGGCTGCTGTGGCGGCTGGGCGGCGGGGGCCTGCTGGTCGTGGCGCTGCTGATGGTGGCGGTGGTCCCGCTGGGCCGGTGGACCCTGGCCGACCTCGGCGTGGGCGTCGTGTGGTTCAACGCGATGGACGTCCTCGTCTGGGCGCTGGTGTGGATGGCCGGCTGGGGCCCGAACAGCGCGCACGCCCTCGTGGGCGGGTACCGGTTCCTGGCGCAGGCCATGGCGTACGAACTGCCGCTGATGTTCGCGCTGACCGCCCCGGCGGTCGCCGCCGGCAGCCTGCGGCTCGGGGACGTCGTCGCCGCCCAGCAGGAGTCGTGGTTCGTCCTCCGGATGCCCGTCGCCTTCGCGGTGTTCTGCACCTGCGTCGTCGCCTTCTCGGTGCGGGGGCCGTTCGCGGCGGCGGCCGGGACCGACATCGCCGGCGGGGTGCTGGCCGAGGTGTCGGGCGTGGACCGGCTG contains the following coding sequences:
- a CDS encoding complex I subunit 1 family protein yields the protein MPEVVAVPPGWAVLAVLLVALAGWWSASLDARVSGGGWSAPVAEVARLLRQRRRTLLAADRLLWRLGGGGLLVVALLMVAVVPLGRWTLADLGVGVVWFNAMDVLVWALVWMAGWGPNSAHALVGGYRFLAQAMAYELPLMFALTAPAVAAGSLRLGDVVAAQQESWFVLRMPVAFAVFCTCVVAFSVRGPFAAAAGTDIAGGVLAEVSGVDRLLLLAGRHALLVAGSAFAVVAFLGGGAGPWLPGWVWTLVKTFALVSVLVVAGRRLPSLRPDRLVEVGWVVLLPLTLLQLLVVSVVVVVG